The following DNA comes from Acidobacteriota bacterium.
AGTCGCGATGACCCCCTTCTTGAGGCGCGCCGTCACGTGGGGCGTCGGCGCCGCGGTCGCCATCGGCGGCGTCAGCTTCGTCTACAAGCTCTATGAGTTCATCGTCGCCGCGAACCGCGGCAATCTGCCGGGGTTCGCCTACGCGACGGTCGTGAGCTACTTCATCGTCACGCTCGGCTTCCTGTGCATGGTCCTGTGGGCTTTCCTCAGGGGGCACTACACCGACATCGAGGAGCCGAAGCACCGGCTCCTCGAGAACGAGCGGGCCCTGGATCGCGAGGGATCCCCGGCGCCGCCGATCCCGGAGGTGCGGCGATGAGCGGTGAGAGGCCCGCGGGGGACGCGCGCGAGGCAGGGGAGCCGGGCGCGCCGACGTACCAGGGGAGCCGCTTCCCATGGTGGCTGGCCCTCATCTGGCTCGCCTTCCTCGCGTGGGGGGGGATCTACATCGCGATGTACTACCTGCCGGATCTGAAGGCATGGCTGAGGTAGCGGGAGCGGGCGCCGTCTGCGCGCAGTGCGGCGTGACGATGCGGGGGAGCGGTCCCGCCCCGGCGCCCGATCTCTTCTGCTGCTACGGCTGCGCTCTCGTGCACCGAATCGCCGGCGCCGGATCGCGACGCCGCGAGCCGGAGTGGATCCTCGCGCGCCTGGGACTCGCCGCCTTTCTCACGATGAACGTGATGGCGATGGCCCTCGTGCTCTACGCCGACGATCCCGCCGCCGCGGTGGACGAGCCGCTCCGGGCCGGGATCGCGGGCGCCCTCAGGTACGTCTCGCTCCTCTTCAGCGCGCCGGTCCTGTTCCTGCTGGGGTGGCCCATCGTCGAGCGCGGGTGGCGCGACGCGCGGCGCGGGGCCCCCGGAGTGGACGCGCTGATCGCGATCGGCGCCCTCGCGGCCTTCGCCCTGAGCGCCTGGTCGACCGTCGCCGGGCACGGGCCGGTCTACTACGAGACGGCGTGCATGATCCTTCTCCTCGTCACGCTCGGGAGGTATCTCGAGGCCCGCGCCCGCTCGAGCGCCGCGGCCTCGCTCCGTGGCCTCGTCTCGGCGGAGCCGCGAGGCGCGACGGTGGTCCGGGGCGGGCGGTTGATCGAGGTCGACCCGGCCTCGGTCCTTCCCGGCGAGATCGTGCGCGTCGCCCCGGGCGGCGTCATCCCCGTCGACGGCCTCGTCGTCGACGGCGAAGGGGGAGTCGACGAGTCGGGCCTCACCGGGGAGTCGGCGCCGGCGCGCCGAAAGGTGGGGGACGCGGTGTACGCCGGCGCGAACAGCGTCGACGGGGCCTTCGCGATCCGGGCGACCGCCACGGGCGCCGAGAGGATGGCCGCGAAGATCGAGGCGATGCTCGAGGCGGCCCGGCGGTCGCGCGCGCCGATCGAGAGGCTCGCCGATCGCGTCGCCGCGCTCTTCGTCCCCGCCGCGATCGCCCTGGCGGCGATCGCGGGCGCTCTCCGGACGGTGGACCCCGGGGCGGGCGCGGGGGTGATGCGGGCCCTCTCGGTGCTCCTCATCGCCTGCCCCTGCGCGCTGGGGCTCGCCACGCCGCTGGCGGTGTGGGAGGCGCTCGGCGCGGCGGCGCGGCGGGGCGTGGTGGTGAGGCGCGGGGAGGCGCTCGAGCGCCTCGCGCGCGTGCGCACCGTCTACTTCGACAAGACGGGGACGCTGACCGACGGGACCCCCCGCGTCTCGGCGATCGCCCCGGCGGGCTGCTCCGAGGCCGACCTGCTGCGCGTCGCCGCGGCCCTCGAGTCGTTCTCGGCCCATCCGTACGCGCGCGCGATCGCGGAGGCCGCGGCGTCCCGCGCGCTTCCCGTCGCCGCGGTCCGGGGCGTCCGGGTTCACGCGGGGGCCGGTGTCGGCGGCGAGGTGTCGCTCGACGGGGAGAGCTTCTTCGCCGCGGCGGTGGGGGGGGGCGAGATGCTGCGTCGCGCCGGAGTCGAGCCGCCGGCCGGCGCGGGGGCCGGCGCGGGCGCGCGCGCCTTCGTGGCGGCGAACGGGCGCGTGATCGGGAGCGTCGACTTCGCCGAATCGCTCCGACCCGGCGCGGCCCGGGCGACCGCGGAGCTGAGACGGCTGCGGGTCGGCGTCGAGATCCTGAGCGGCGACACGCCCGAGGCGGCGGATCGCCTGGCGCGCGCGATGAACCTTCGCGGCCTCGGGGGCCTCTCGCCGGCCGGGAAGGTGGCGGCGATCGAGAGGGGCGAGCGGGCTCGCGGGCCGGCGGCGATGGTGGGCGAGGGGATGAACGACGCCCCGGCCCTCGCGCGGGCGAGCCTGTCCATCGCCCTCGGGAGCGGCTCGGCGGCGGCGCGCGAGGCGGCCGACGTGGGCCTTCGGAACGACGACCTGACGCTCGTCCCCTGGCTGCTCGATCTCTCGAGGAGAACCGTGCGCACGATCCGCATCAACCTCTTC
Coding sequences within:
- a CDS encoding cation-translocating P-type ATPase yields the protein MAEVAGAGAVCAQCGVTMRGSGPAPAPDLFCCYGCALVHRIAGAGSRRREPEWILARLGLAAFLTMNVMAMALVLYADDPAAAVDEPLRAGIAGALRYVSLLFSAPVLFLLGWPIVERGWRDARRGAPGVDALIAIGALAAFALSAWSTVAGHGPVYYETACMILLLVTLGRYLEARARSSAAASLRGLVSAEPRGATVVRGGRLIEVDPASVLPGEIVRVAPGGVIPVDGLVVDGEGGVDESGLTGESAPARRKVGDAVYAGANSVDGAFAIRATATGAERMAAKIEAMLEAARRSRAPIERLADRVAALFVPAAIALAAIAGALRTVDPGAGAGVMRALSVLLIACPCALGLATPLAVWEALGAAARRGVVVRRGEALERLARVRTVYFDKTGTLTDGTPRVSAIAPAGCSEADLLRVAAALESFSAHPYARAIAEAAASRALPVAAVRGVRVHAGAGVGGEVSLDGESFFAAAVGGGEMLRRAGVEPPAGAGAGAGARAFVAANGRVIGSVDFAESLRPGAARATAELRRLRVGVEILSGDTPEAADRLARAMNLRGLGGLSPAGKVAAIERGERARGPAAMVGEGMNDAPALARASLSIALGSGSAAAREAADVGLRNDDLTLVPWLLDLSRRTVRTIRINLFWAFVYNLVLIPLAMAGGLQPILAALAMIASSLLVAAHSRSLAREGRARASAPSGARAAGGGVVEAWAR